Proteins from a genomic interval of Paenibacillus thermoaerophilus:
- the ftsW gene encoding putative lipid II flippase FtsW, with protein MKESQPQLRRGTPDFLLLFLTLLFVGFGLVMVFNVSSTMSVYQENPEQFNPWAMTQRQLIYVGGGLIGMFVMMNIPYHKLRKLYVPFFLLILPVLALTPFIAEERKGARSWIDIGGFATVQPSEFAKLALLMYLAAVISKRGEQLRDLKKGLLPVGGVVVLFAALIMAQGDLGSTLILVASSFLLLLVGGARLKHLITAGLAGLVAVTLLILKEDYRVKRFTSFLNPMEDRLDSGFQLANSLIAFGHGGFGGVGLGKSIQKLLYIPEAHNDFIFAIIGEEFGFIGTSLFLLSYLLFIWRGILVSLRSPEPYSMLLGVGIMGWFGIQTLVNIGGVTGSMPLTGVTLPLISSGGSSIVVTLAGIGIVLGISRYAHKPDKAERTAAAKKTNRWARA; from the coding sequence ATGAAGGAAAGTCAGCCGCAGCTCCGGCGGGGTACGCCGGATTTTTTGCTGTTGTTCCTGACGCTCCTGTTCGTAGGCTTTGGCCTTGTAATGGTATTTAACGTCAGCTCGACGATGTCCGTCTATCAGGAAAATCCCGAGCAATTTAATCCTTGGGCGATGACGCAGAGGCAACTGATTTATGTCGGCGGCGGACTGATCGGGATGTTCGTGATGATGAATATCCCCTACCACAAGCTTCGCAAGCTGTACGTGCCGTTTTTTTTGCTGATTTTGCCCGTTCTGGCTCTTACGCCGTTTATCGCCGAAGAACGCAAGGGCGCGAGAAGCTGGATCGATATCGGCGGGTTTGCAACCGTGCAGCCCTCCGAATTCGCCAAGCTGGCCCTCTTGATGTACTTGGCGGCCGTAATCAGCAAGCGGGGCGAGCAACTGCGCGACCTCAAAAAAGGTCTGCTGCCGGTCGGAGGCGTCGTCGTGCTGTTCGCCGCGCTTATTATGGCGCAGGGCGATCTCGGCTCGACGCTGATCCTCGTCGCCTCTTCCTTCCTGCTGCTGCTTGTGGGAGGAGCGCGTCTGAAGCATCTGATCACGGCCGGCCTTGCGGGTCTAGTCGCCGTCACGTTGCTCATTTTAAAGGAAGATTACCGGGTCAAGCGGTTTACGTCCTTCCTGAATCCGATGGAGGACCGCCTGGACAGCGGCTTCCAGTTGGCGAATTCGCTGATCGCTTTCGGTCATGGCGGATTCGGAGGGGTCGGGCTCGGCAAAAGCATCCAGAAGCTGCTGTACATACCCGAAGCGCACAACGATTTTATTTTCGCCATTATCGGCGAAGAATTCGGTTTTATCGGCACGTCCTTGTTTCTGCTCAGTTATCTGTTGTTCATTTGGCGCGGAATCCTCGTCTCGCTGAGAAGCCCGGAGCCTTATTCGATGCTGCTGGGCGTCGGGATCATGGGCTGGTTCGGCATCCAGACGCTGGTCAACATCGGCGGGGTGACGGGCAGCATGCCGCTGACGGGGGTTACGCTGCCGCTCATCAGCTCCGGCGGTTCGTCGATTGTCGTGACGCTTGCCGGCATCGGCATCGTGCTCGGCATATCGCGGTACGCGCACAAGCCGGACAAGGCCGAGCGGACGGCCGCCGCCAAAAAAACAAACCGTTGGGCCCGGGCATAA
- a CDS encoding PHP domain-containing protein, with protein sequence MTAYADLHMHSLRSDGMHRPAELPEMAARAGLAAIALTDHDTMAGVEEAAEAGERIGIEVVPGVEISTADGGQDIHVLGYFVDPSDPLLRARLESQRDVRKARNRLMIEALRAHGVDITLEEVAELAARSGKSADNLGRPHIADCLVHKGYAAGRADAFDRWIGKGAPAYVLPPRIAPEEAVDWIREAGGAAVLAHPGLYGDEPLVERLIAYGLDGIEAYHSDHTPEQERAYAALAERHGLVATAGSDFHGSRGGEAVFHGPVGHRRTPVDTIKRLRERIRRL encoded by the coding sequence ATGACGGCTTATGCCGACCTGCATATGCATTCGCTTCGTTCGGACGGCATGCACCGTCCCGCGGAGTTGCCGGAGATGGCCGCCCGCGCCGGGCTGGCCGCCATCGCGCTCACCGACCACGACACGATGGCGGGCGTGGAGGAAGCGGCCGAAGCCGGAGAGCGCATCGGGATCGAAGTAGTGCCCGGAGTCGAGATCAGCACGGCCGACGGCGGCCAGGACATTCACGTGCTGGGTTATTTCGTGGACCCGTCTGACCCGCTCCTGCGCGCCCGGCTGGAGTCCCAGCGAGACGTGCGGAAGGCGCGCAACCGGCTGATGATCGAGGCGCTGAGAGCTCACGGCGTGGACATCACGCTTGAGGAAGTGGCCGAGCTGGCCGCCCGGTCGGGCAAAAGCGCCGACAATCTGGGGCGTCCCCATATCGCCGATTGCCTGGTGCACAAAGGCTACGCCGCGGGACGGGCGGACGCGTTCGACCGCTGGATCGGCAAAGGGGCGCCCGCTTACGTATTGCCGCCCCGTATCGCGCCGGAGGAAGCGGTCGACTGGATTCGCGAAGCCGGCGGCGCGGCCGTGCTGGCGCATCCGGGATTGTACGGGGACGAGCCGCTGGTCGAGCGGCTGATCGCCTACGGCCTCGACGGCATCGAAGCGTACCACTCCGATCATACTCCGGAACAGGAACGGGCTTACGCGGCTCTGGCGGAACGGCACGGTCTGGTCGCGACGGCCGGCTCGGACTTTCACGGTTCTCGCGGAGGGGAAGCGGTATTCCACGGTCCGGTCGGCCACCGCCGGACGCCCGTGGACACGATTAAGCGGTTGAGAGAAAGGATTAGACGCCTATGA
- a CDS encoding YugN family protein produces the protein MIIQDANVKGLKTDLYHLDQTAEKLGFVRWQWEYYRATYDAKFVDSTGDYYLRFNVRATSGKLENPETELVLEDAYIGRATFPHGLDYSSEVPANILKAARQKLADLRKALNG, from the coding sequence ATGATCATTCAAGACGCCAACGTAAAAGGCCTGAAAACCGACCTTTATCATCTGGACCAGACGGCGGAGAAGCTCGGATTCGTCCGTTGGCAATGGGAATATTACCGCGCGACGTACGATGCGAAGTTCGTCGATTCGACGGGCGACTACTACCTGCGCTTCAACGTTCGCGCCACAAGCGGCAAGCTGGAAAACCCGGAAACCGAACTCGTCCTGGAAGACGCTTATATCGGACGAGCCACGTTCCCTCACGGGCTCGATTACAGCAGCGAAGTGCCGGCCAACATCCTCAAAGCCGCTCGGCAAAAGCTCGCCGACCTGCGCAAAGCTCTGAACGGATGA
- a CDS encoding selenium metabolism-associated LysR family transcriptional regulator, giving the protein MALNFHQLHIFYSVAEKGSFSAAAQSLHMTQPAVTMQIQSLEDYFGVKLFQRSTKRIEITEAGRTLLPYARRGMRLIQEAEAAMAAYSRMLAGSLQLGASLTIGEYILPRLLGRFNRDHPDITIRLKVMNTAQIVGDILNHHLNFGLVEAPIEHPDITAEAVMSDELKLIVPADHSLARAERVTPEDLFRHPIILREPGSGTRRVMEEELARKGFKASDLHIAMELGSTGAIKSAVEAGLGISLLSESAVKHEKTLGLIAVRSIDGLEFTRHFYSIYLKTSLLPLSAVTFLGYLRERGWNV; this is encoded by the coding sequence GTGGCTCTAAATTTCCATCAGCTTCACATTTTTTATTCGGTTGCCGAAAAAGGCAGCTTCTCCGCCGCGGCCCAATCGCTGCACATGACGCAGCCGGCCGTCACGATGCAAATCCAGTCCCTGGAGGACTACTTCGGCGTCAAGCTGTTCCAGCGGTCGACGAAGCGCATCGAGATCACGGAGGCGGGACGCACGCTGCTGCCGTACGCCCGGCGCGGCATGCGCCTCATCCAGGAAGCCGAAGCGGCGATGGCCGCCTATTCCCGCATGCTTGCGGGCAGCCTGCAGCTCGGGGCGAGCCTGACGATCGGCGAATACATTCTGCCGAGGCTGCTCGGACGGTTCAACCGCGACCATCCCGACATCACCATCCGATTGAAGGTGATGAACACGGCTCAGATCGTCGGGGACATCTTGAACCATCATCTGAACTTCGGCCTGGTCGAAGCGCCGATCGAGCATCCCGACATTACGGCGGAAGCGGTCATGAGCGACGAGCTGAAGCTGATCGTGCCCGCGGATCATTCGCTGGCCCGGGCCGAACGAGTCACGCCGGAAGATCTGTTCCGCCACCCCATCATCCTGAGGGAGCCGGGTTCGGGCACGCGGCGGGTGATGGAAGAGGAACTCGCCCGCAAAGGATTCAAAGCGTCCGATCTGCACATCGCCATGGAGCTGGGAAGCACGGGGGCGATCAAGTCGGCGGTGGAAGCCGGACTGGGCATCTCGCTGCTGTCCGAATCCGCCGTCAAGCATGAGAAGACGCTGGGGCTGATCGCCGTCAGATCGATAGACGGATTGGAGTTCACGCGCCATTTTTATTCCATTTATTTAAAAACGTCGCTTCTGCCCCTGTCGGCGGTTACGTTTCTCGGATACTTGCGCGAGAGGGGGTGGAACGTATGA
- a CDS encoding thermonuclease family protein: protein MTTSCGRWIKLACAAALTVILSAGCSAAPATRDSAGTHVQAILERYPELQGKKAETERVERVVDGDTFETKSGKVRLIGVNTPEITGGKNEPYGEEARRFTEARLKGRTVYMFQDAGATDRYGRLLRYVFVEDDTRMFNEVLVAEGYANVMTVPPNVMYAERFVELERQARESNKGLWGWDGGGNNGAAGKSAVPQTGGAACDAPAIKGNINANKEKIYHVPGSRSYDRTVPEQWFCTEEEAVAAGFRKAGG, encoded by the coding sequence ATGACAACAAGTTGCGGCAGATGGATCAAGCTCGCCTGCGCGGCCGCGTTAACCGTCATCCTGTCGGCCGGGTGCTCCGCCGCTCCCGCGACCCGGGACAGCGCCGGTACGCACGTGCAGGCGATCCTCGAACGGTATCCGGAATTACAAGGGAAGAAAGCCGAGACCGAGCGGGTCGAACGCGTCGTCGACGGGGACACGTTCGAGACGAAGTCCGGCAAAGTTCGGCTGATCGGGGTCAACACTCCCGAAATCACGGGCGGAAAAAACGAGCCGTACGGCGAAGAAGCGCGGCGGTTCACCGAAGCCCGGCTCAAGGGGCGAACGGTTTACATGTTCCAGGATGCAGGGGCGACCGACCGTTACGGACGGCTGCTCCGCTACGTCTTCGTCGAGGACGATACGCGGATGTTCAACGAGGTGCTGGTGGCCGAAGGCTACGCCAACGTCATGACCGTGCCGCCCAATGTGATGTATGCGGAAAGATTCGTCGAGCTCGAGCGTCAAGCGAGGGAAAGCAACAAAGGCTTATGGGGATGGGACGGCGGCGGGAACAACGGAGCGGCAGGCAAGTCCGCCGTCCCGCAAACGGGAGGCGCCGCATGCGACGCTCCCGCGATCAAGGGCAACATCAATGCGAACAAAGAAAAAATATATCACGTGCCGGGCAGCCGTTCCTACGATCGAACCGTGCCCGAGCAATGGTTCTGTACGGAAGAAGAAGCCGTCGCCGCGGGGTTCCGCAAGGCGGGAGGCTGA
- a CDS encoding CBS domain-containing protein — translation MSTDVKTVTLKDNVFEIATLMKQNDIGFVPVVEGRKLIGVVTDRDLVVRGYAEKRSGSASVEEVITRDVATVSPDASVDEAAKLMAKEKVRRLPVVDNGELVGVVALADLAVRESSDEKAGRALSEISENVDHAASGR, via the coding sequence ATGAGCACGGATGTCAAAACGGTCACGTTGAAGGACAATGTGTTCGAAATCGCAACCCTCATGAAGCAGAACGACATCGGGTTCGTGCCCGTCGTCGAAGGGCGCAAGCTGATCGGCGTGGTGACGGACCGCGACCTGGTGGTGCGCGGATACGCGGAGAAGCGCTCCGGTTCGGCGTCCGTGGAAGAAGTGATCACCCGCGACGTCGCGACGGTCTCGCCGGATGCGAGCGTCGATGAAGCGGCGAAGCTGATGGCGAAGGAGAAGGTTCGCCGGCTGCCGGTTGTGGATAACGGCGAGCTGGTCGGCGTCGTCGCGCTGGCGGATCTGGCCGTGCGCGAATCGTCCGACGAAAAGGCGGGGCGCGCGCTCAGCGAAATCTCCGAGAACGTCGATCACGCCGCTTCGGGCCGGTAA
- a CDS encoding YlbG family protein, with amino-acid sequence MFRDRIGFIVWINDVKAARNLEKYGHLHYISRRLHYAVLYAYAEQEEELAKTLMRLPYVRKVERSYRNEIRTEYNHNVPDQTRFYTF; translated from the coding sequence TTGTTCCGCGATCGGATCGGATTTATCGTATGGATAAACGATGTCAAGGCCGCCCGAAACCTGGAAAAGTACGGCCACCTGCACTACATATCCCGCCGTCTCCACTATGCCGTGCTGTACGCGTATGCGGAACAGGAGGAGGAGCTGGCGAAGACGCTGATGCGCCTGCCGTATGTCCGCAAGGTCGAACGTTCCTACCGGAACGAGATTCGGACGGAATACAACCATAATGTGCCTGACCAAACCCGATTTTACACCTTCTGA
- a CDS encoding M20 metallopeptidase family protein, whose translation MNEHGGVGVSTAGLEDHFADMVRWRRHLHRYPELSFQEKETAAWIAERLRGFGLNPRTGVGGHGITVDIAGTRGGESSGRIVALRADIDALPIQDRKSCEYASTVPGVMHACGHDGHTASLLGLAAWLSARRDMFAGTVRLLFQPAEEISPGGALPMIRDGALDSVSAIYGAHLWTPLETGTVGTRPGPVMAAADEFRLTVTGRGGHGGLPHETVDSVVIASQIVLSWQTIVSRYVDPLQAGVISVGSFQAGGAFNVIAETAQLIGTVRTFDEQVRERIERAMHRMSADLCAMHGARADFEYLKGYPPVVNDEGCARLALDVGRRLFGEKAVREMAPLMAGEDFAYYLKRTRGCFLFVGAGKPNTPTGYPHHHPMFDFDESAMLTAARWLGALALTELADRSE comes from the coding sequence ATGAACGAGCACGGCGGAGTTGGCGTATCGACGGCGGGATTGGAAGATCACTTCGCCGATATGGTGCGGTGGCGGCGGCATCTTCACCGCTATCCGGAGCTGTCGTTTCAGGAAAAGGAGACGGCCGCCTGGATCGCCGAGCGGCTGCGCGGCTTCGGACTGAATCCGCGCACGGGTGTCGGCGGACACGGCATCACCGTCGACATCGCGGGAACCCGGGGCGGGGAATCGTCCGGCCGCATTGTGGCGCTGCGGGCGGATATCGACGCGTTGCCGATTCAGGACCGCAAATCGTGCGAGTACGCCTCGACTGTGCCGGGCGTGATGCACGCTTGCGGTCACGACGGCCATACGGCGAGTCTTCTCGGACTGGCGGCCTGGTTGTCCGCCCGGCGCGACATGTTCGCGGGCACGGTCCGGCTGCTGTTTCAGCCTGCCGAAGAGATCAGCCCGGGAGGCGCGTTGCCGATGATCCGGGACGGAGCGCTCGACAGCGTGTCGGCGATCTACGGCGCGCATCTGTGGACCCCGTTGGAAACGGGGACGGTCGGCACCCGTCCGGGCCCCGTCATGGCGGCGGCGGACGAATTCCGCCTCACGGTGACCGGCCGCGGCGGGCACGGAGGACTGCCGCACGAGACGGTCGACAGCGTGGTGATCGCCTCGCAGATTGTGCTGAGCTGGCAGACGATCGTGAGCCGGTATGTCGATCCGCTGCAGGCGGGAGTGATCAGCGTCGGATCGTTTCAGGCGGGGGGCGCGTTCAACGTCATCGCCGAAACGGCTCAACTGATCGGCACGGTCCGCACGTTCGACGAGCAGGTGCGGGAGCGGATCGAGCGGGCGATGCACCGCATGTCCGCCGATTTGTGCGCCATGCACGGCGCACGGGCGGATTTCGAATATTTGAAAGGCTATCCGCCGGTCGTCAACGACGAAGGCTGCGCGCGGCTGGCGCTCGACGTCGGCCGCCGGCTGTTCGGAGAGAAAGCCGTGCGGGAGATGGCCCCGCTGATGGCCGGCGAGGATTTTGCTTATTATTTGAAGCGGACAAGAGGGTGCTTCCTGTTTGTCGGGGCCGGCAAGCCGAATACGCCGACCGGCTATCCCCATCACCACCCGATGTTCGACTTCGACGAATCGGCCATGCTGACGGCCGCCCGTTGGCTGGGCGCGCTGGCCTTAACCGAACTGGCGGACCGATCGGAATAA
- a CDS encoding YlbF family regulator, which produces MSTVTIDRPPLNLTELLAQAQEIGDMILASKEVQEYLYWKRAVRADSEAQQAVRRFQRQKERFEECQRFGHYHPEYHKALEQAQQAERELERVESIARFKAAEAALDELLHAVSETIAHAVSDSVKVPGNNPQPTRKGCGGGGSCGCGG; this is translated from the coding sequence GTGTCGACAGTCACGATAGACAGGCCGCCGCTGAACCTGACCGAGCTGCTTGCGCAGGCGCAGGAGATCGGGGACATGATCCTCGCTTCGAAGGAAGTTCAGGAGTATCTGTACTGGAAGCGGGCGGTTCGCGCCGATTCCGAAGCGCAGCAAGCGGTGAGAAGGTTCCAGCGGCAGAAGGAACGGTTTGAGGAGTGCCAACGGTTCGGGCATTATCATCCTGAATACCATAAAGCGCTGGAGCAGGCGCAGCAAGCCGAACGGGAGCTCGAACGGGTCGAGTCGATCGCCCGCTTCAAAGCGGCGGAAGCGGCGCTTGACGAGCTGTTGCACGCCGTGTCGGAGACGATCGCGCATGCGGTATCGGACTCCGTCAAGGTGCCCGGCAACAATCCGCAACCGACCCGCAAAGGTTGCGGAGGCGGCGGCAGTTGCGGTTGCGGGGGGTGA
- a CDS encoding asparaginase, with amino-acid sequence MTELLLQVFRGGSVESAHRGSIAVADAAGRLIAGIGEPDAYIYARSTAKPLQAAAVVASGAADRFCFSPEELALMCASHGGEPEHERTVRSMLEKMGLTPESLECGPQEPFHRESAHRLIRDGVPFSAAHNNCSGKHAGMIALALQLGVPVSAYVSRQHPVQAAMLEAVAEICGVPAERITLGVDGCGVPVFGLPLSSLARGFARWGTGDGLPLPLAEACLRLRRAIADHPFHLAGTGRFDTALIEATGGRLIGKMGAEGVFALAVPEKGIGIAVKIADGAERSLYPVVAETLVQLGLLTEDEQRRLASYRRPPVLNRRGETVGELRPSFELRLPGDWTP; translated from the coding sequence ATGACCGAACTTCTGCTGCAGGTTTTTCGCGGCGGCTCCGTCGAAAGCGCGCACCGCGGCTCCATCGCGGTCGCGGACGCCGCCGGCCGGCTGATCGCCGGCATCGGGGAGCCCGACGCGTACATATACGCCCGTTCCACCGCCAAACCGCTGCAGGCGGCGGCCGTCGTCGCCTCGGGGGCGGCGGACCGGTTCTGCTTCAGCCCGGAGGAACTGGCGCTGATGTGCGCCTCGCATGGGGGCGAGCCGGAACACGAGCGAACCGTCCGCTCCATGCTGGAGAAGATGGGGCTGACGCCGGAATCGCTGGAGTGCGGTCCGCAGGAGCCGTTCCACCGCGAATCGGCGCACCGCCTGATTCGCGACGGCGTCCCGTTCTCCGCGGCGCACAACAACTGCTCGGGCAAGCACGCCGGGATGATCGCGCTCGCGCTTCAGTTGGGCGTACCCGTATCCGCTTACGTAAGCCGGCAGCATCCTGTGCAGGCCGCCATGCTTGAAGCCGTCGCCGAAATCTGCGGCGTGCCTGCCGAGCGGATTACGCTTGGGGTCGACGGCTGCGGCGTGCCGGTGTTCGGCCTGCCGCTGTCTTCGCTGGCCCGCGGCTTCGCCCGCTGGGGAACCGGCGACGGTCTGCCGCTGCCCCTTGCCGAAGCTTGTCTGCGTCTGCGGCGCGCGATCGCCGATCACCCGTTCCATCTGGCGGGAACGGGCCGGTTCGATACGGCGCTGATCGAAGCGACGGGCGGCCGGCTCATCGGCAAGATGGGAGCGGAAGGCGTATTCGCTCTGGCGGTACCGGAGAAAGGCATCGGCATCGCCGTCAAAATCGCGGACGGCGCCGAACGGTCGTTGTATCCGGTTGTGGCGGAAACGCTTGTCCAACTCGGCTTGCTGACCGAGGACGAGCAGCGGCGGCTCGCCTCGTACCGCCGGCCGCCCGTGCTCAACAGGCGGGGCGAGACGGTCGGCGAGCTCAGGCCCTCCTTCGAACTGCGCCTCCCCGGGGACTGGACCCCGTAA
- a CDS encoding cytochrome c oxidase assembly protein — MTMGEYADWAGLSWWDPALPSWWVLGMALYMLLVSPLGRYRRSLGGEYPGLAHRLAAAGGIWAAVIALTGPLAVWSHLMVSWHMAQSALLYFVAVPLLIRSLPSGSTGSDKAVSGQPSAFGRPLLSYAGLGLFALLFTLHHLPPVMAWTLSSPSVHYGERALLLAASAAMWWPVAAATSGTEPSRARGGPHASLGIIALLPACLLTLVPGIGYERLAEAAWTAGWCMPSSGGQPVLPPWPPGWDGWIGSAVMMSVHWLAFRMFARKPANRAALCGERRRASLDSPYPG, encoded by the coding sequence ATGACGATGGGAGAGTATGCGGATTGGGCGGGACTATCCTGGTGGGACCCCGCCTTGCCCTCGTGGTGGGTGCTGGGCATGGCCCTTTACATGCTGCTGGTTTCGCCATTGGGGCGTTATCGGCGGAGCCTGGGCGGGGAATACCCCGGACTTGCGCATCGGCTTGCCGCCGCCGGGGGGATCTGGGCCGCGGTGATTGCGCTGACCGGACCGCTTGCCGTCTGGAGCCATCTGATGGTCAGTTGGCACATGGCGCAAAGCGCGCTGCTGTATTTTGTCGCCGTGCCGCTGCTGATCCGCTCGCTCCCGTCCGGTTCGACCGGTTCGGATAAGGCGGTCTCCGGGCAACCCTCCGCGTTTGGGCGGCCGCTCCTGTCTTATGCCGGGCTTGGCTTGTTCGCGTTACTGTTCACCCTGCATCATCTACCGCCGGTCATGGCGTGGACCTTGTCCTCGCCGTCCGTTCATTACGGGGAGCGGGCGCTGCTGCTGGCCGCTTCCGCCGCCATGTGGTGGCCCGTCGCGGCGGCAACGTCCGGCACGGAGCCGTCTCGGGCACGAGGAGGGCCGCACGCGAGCCTCGGCATAATCGCCTTGCTGCCTGCCTGTCTGCTAACGCTGGTTCCCGGCATCGGCTATGAGCGGCTCGCGGAAGCGGCGTGGACCGCCGGCTGGTGCATGCCGTCGAGCGGCGGCCAGCCGGTGCTGCCTCCTTGGCCTCCGGGATGGGACGGCTGGATCGGCAGCGCCGTCATGATGAGCGTTCATTGGCTGGCATTCCGGATGTTTGCCCGCAAGCCCGCGAACCGCGCGGCTTTATGCGGAGAGAGAAGGCGCGCTTCCCTCGACAGTCCTTATCCGGGTTGA
- a CDS encoding DNA repair helicase XPB, translating to MRESTEALIVQADGTVLLDTAHPQADELAERLSRFADLVKSPGPLQVYRMTPLSLWNAAETGETEDGVLDFLDAYSRYGLHANTERLVAEAFRRHGLLKLSEIGGKLRLEASERGWLERTLAGRAELADLPREERPDGSWSLRREDRGVWKQRLLRLGYPVRDLAGYHRGRELPVSLRHTSRSGRPLTLRDYQLQAADAFLSGERGTDGSGVVVLPCGAGKTIVGLAVMAKLRCETLILTASATSVRQWKRELLDKTDLQEDDIGEYDGDRKEVRPVTIATYQILTHRRSKTGGFSHMSLFSGRDWGLIVYDEVHLLPAPVFRATADIQATRRLGLTATLVREDGCEEDVYSLIGPKRFELPWRRLEAEGWIAEVQCRELRVPMPEPERQRYLGAGLREQFRLASVNPAKQPVVDRLLERHRRDRVLVIGQYLDQLRELSDRLKAPFISGSMPQEEREKLYEAFRDGREPVLVVSKVANFAVDLPDANALIQVSGSYGSRQEEAQRLGRLLRPKPDGRPASFYSVVTRDTREQEFSANRRLFLLEQGYRYEVEG from the coding sequence ATGCGCGAATCGACCGAAGCGCTCATCGTGCAGGCCGACGGGACGGTGCTGCTGGATACCGCTCATCCGCAAGCGGACGAGCTGGCCGAGAGGCTGTCGCGGTTTGCGGATCTCGTCAAATCGCCGGGACCGCTTCAGGTTTACCGGATGACGCCCCTATCGCTATGGAATGCGGCGGAAACGGGCGAGACGGAGGACGGCGTCCTTGATTTTCTCGACGCTTACTCGCGTTACGGCCTTCACGCGAATACGGAGAGGTTGGTAGCGGAGGCGTTCCGCCGACACGGCTTGCTGAAGCTGAGTGAAATAGGCGGGAAGCTGAGGCTCGAAGCGTCGGAGCGGGGATGGCTGGAACGCACGCTTGCCGGACGAGCCGAGCTGGCGGACTTGCCGCGCGAGGAACGGCCGGACGGCAGTTGGTCGCTCCGGCGGGAAGACCGCGGGGTGTGGAAGCAGCGGCTGCTGCGGCTCGGGTATCCGGTGCGGGATCTGGCGGGTTACCACCGCGGCCGGGAATTGCCGGTATCGCTGCGGCATACGAGCCGTTCGGGCCGGCCGCTGACGCTTCGCGATTACCAACTGCAAGCGGCGGACGCCTTCCTGAGCGGCGAGCGGGGCACGGACGGCAGCGGCGTCGTCGTACTGCCCTGCGGAGCCGGCAAGACGATCGTCGGCCTGGCGGTGATGGCCAAGCTGCGGTGCGAGACGCTGATTCTGACGGCAAGCGCCACGTCGGTGCGCCAGTGGAAGCGGGAGCTCCTGGACAAAACCGATCTGCAGGAGGATGATATCGGCGAATACGACGGCGACCGCAAGGAGGTGCGCCCCGTTACGATTGCGACCTATCAGATTTTGACCCACAGGCGTTCCAAAACCGGAGGGTTTTCGCATATGAGCCTGTTCTCGGGCCGGGACTGGGGACTGATCGTCTACGACGAGGTTCACCTGCTGCCGGCTCCGGTATTCCGGGCGACGGCGGACATCCAGGCGACCCGCCGCCTGGGCTTGACCGCCACGCTCGTGCGCGAGGATGGCTGCGAGGAAGACGTGTACAGCCTGATCGGCCCCAAGCGGTTCGAATTGCCCTGGCGGCGGCTCGAAGCCGAAGGGTGGATCGCCGAAGTGCAATGCCGCGAGCTGCGCGTGCCCATGCCGGAGCCGGAGCGGCAGCGGTATCTCGGGGCGGGGCTGCGGGAGCAGTTCCGGTTGGCCAGCGTCAATCCGGCCAAGCAGCCGGTTGTCGATAGGCTGCTGGAGCGCCACCGGCGCGACCGGGTGCTGGTGATCGGCCAATATTTGGACCAGCTTCGGGAGCTTTCCGACCGGTTGAAGGCTCCCTTCATCTCCGGATCGATGCCGCAGGAGGAGCGGGAGAAGCTGTACGAGGCTTTCCGGGACGGACGGGAGCCGGTGCTGGTCGTGTCCAAGGTCGCGAATTTTGCGGTCGATCTGCCGGATGCGAACGCGCTGATCCAGGTATCCGGCAGCTACGGCTCGCGGCAGGAGGAGGCGCAGCGGCTGGGCCGGCTGCTGCGGCCCAAGCCGGACGGCAGGCCCGCCAGCTTTTATTCGGTGGTCACGCGGGATACGCGGGAGCAGGAGTTCTCCGCGAACCGCCGGTTGTTTTTGCTGGAGCAAGGTTATCGATACGAGGTGGAAGGATGA